The genomic DNA AGGTCATATACGGTTTTATGAACCTGCGCATTTGCGAAGATACCATCACGAACACGCTCACAGCCGGTTGGGACGACAAGAAATTCCTGGAACTGTGTGGCATGGGATGCATGAGCACCGCCTCCGATGATATTGCCAAGCGGCCGCGGGGCAGAGTCCACAAATATTCCGCCAATATGCTGCCAGAGCGGAATATTCGTTGCATCTGCTGCTGCTTTTGCCATGGCAAGAGAGAGGGCAACTGCGACATTTGCTCCGATTCCGGAGAAATTATCAGTCCCGTCGATCTCATGGAGCAGGGAATCGACACCGATCTGATCTGACGAATCAATGCCGATAAGATGGGGAATTACCTGCCCTTGTGCATCAGCTATAGCAAGAAGCGGATCCCGTACTGCAGCTTCGTGTATGCCGGTACTTGCACCGCCCGGCGCTGCCGCTCTCCCAAATCCGTGTTCAGTTCTGACCTCAGCTTCAACCGTCTTTCTTCCTCTGGAATCGAGGATGGTTCGCAGAGTTATTGCGCGCGTGATGGTCATCCGATTACCTATCTCCGTTTCACTGTTATCGGAATAACCTCACGGTCGAATTCCTCCATCGCTATCTCAAGTGGATCAATACTTGAGGTGGCAATGAGGATCGGGGCACCCATAGATATCTGAAGTGCCCGGGCGCCGACAATCCGCGCCTTCTCATAGCGAGTATAAGTTTGCATGCGTAACTCCTCAAAAATCCGTTGGCACAAGAATGGGGTCGCTGAGATTCGAACTCAGGTCAGAGCGTCCCGAACGCCCTAGGATGGTCCAGGCTACCCTACGACCCCTCATTGGTATGGGTTAAGTTCGTCAATAATCTCCTTGTGCGTGAGTAACATACGCCGGCAACAATACCGATCCATTCCGAGATCGTCGAGGATCCTTTTTGGATCCTCGCTCGCATCCCGACGGCGTTTAAATTCCTCGTATGCAGTGGAGATTACCTTTCCGCAGGTGAAACAGCGAACCGGTATCATCTGGTTGCTCCACTAATGTTATAGCTCATACTAATAAAGCTCACCGGTATGACTTCTGGAATTTCTTCCGTGCCCCACGACCATGTGGCTTCTTTGCTTCTTTCTGACGTGAGTCATTCACGAGCAGACTGCGATCATACACGTGATATACGTCTTTCATACGGGGATCATTATGCCACTTGACAATTCCCCTGGCCAGGGCTGTACGTGCAGCTTCTGCCTGCCCCATGATACCTCCGCCGGCCACCTTGATGGAGACATCCACTCCCTCCAGCACACCTGGAAGCAGCTGGAGTGGTTCGGATATCTTCATTCTGGCAAGCTCGGTGGAGAACACATCAAGCAGCAGGGAGTTGATACGAACTACCCCTTTACCAGGCCGGAATGTTGCCCGTGCAACCGCGGTTTTTCTCTTTCCACTGGTATTGATTATTCTCATCAGAGGTCACCTGATCAGTATTTTGCTCCAAGGAACGTGCTGACTGCACCAAGTGTCACATGTGACGGGTTACCCAGCCGCTTCTTGCTTGCATCCTCAATCGTTTCAAATGGCTGTCCGGATAACTCATCCGGGACACCAACATAGATTCTGATCCGCTTCATGGCCTCAATTCCCCGCTCACGCTTATAGGGAATCATACCACGAATGGTACGTTTCAGAATATGGTCCGGTCTTCGTGGGAAAAACGGACCACCTTCGCGAGAACCGCGCTGGCGTTTCTGCTTGTAGTTGCCAAGAACCCGTGCACGGTTTCCTGATATCACTGCCTTTTCAGCATTAACCACTGCTATCTCTTCACCTGCAAGGGCACGCTTTGCAACATTGCTGGCAAGTCTTCCGAGAAGCAGGCCATCACCGTCAATTACTACTACCATGATATCTACCTACCTCAGTATCCTTGTCCTGCTTCCCTTCGGGTTCTGGGAGAGCAGCTGTTCAATGCTGATGCACTGCCCCTTTGCCTCAGTGATCTTGCTTACTGCAGCATCTGAAAAGCTCAGTGCAGCAACTGTCACGCCTGCCTCTACAACTCCGCTCCCAAGCACCTTACCCGGAACAATCAGGGTCTCCCCTTCCTGTGCATACCGGTTAATCTTGCTGACGTTTACTTCCGCGTAGTTCTTCCGCGACTTCTCAAGCCTGGATGCGATATCGCTCCAGATCTCAACTTCGTTCTCACGCGACGTCTGCTTCAGGAGTCTGATGAGTTCGGCAAGGCGCGGATTGGACTTATCATTCCTTCTGGTCATGCTCCGTTACCCTCTAA from Methanospirillum hungatei JF-1 includes the following:
- a CDS encoding DNA-directed RNA polymerase subunit K; translated protein: MQTYTRYEKARIVGARALQISMGAPILIATSSIDPLEIAMEEFDREVIPITVKRR
- a CDS encoding DNA-directed RNA polymerase subunit N gives rise to the protein MIPVRCFTCGKVISTAYEEFKRRRDASEDPKRILDDLGMDRYCCRRMLLTHKEIIDELNPYQ
- a CDS encoding 30S ribosomal protein S9; amino-acid sequence: MMRIINTSGKRKTAVARATFRPGKGVVRINSLLLDVFSTELARMKISEPLQLLPGVLEGVDVSIKVAGGGIMGQAEAARTALARGIVKWHNDPRMKDVYHVYDRSLLVNDSRQKEAKKPHGRGARKKFQKSYR
- a CDS encoding 50S ribosomal protein L13, producing MVVVIDGDGLLLGRLASNVAKRALAGEEIAVVNAEKAVISGNRARVLGNYKQKRQRGSREGGPFFPRRPDHILKRTIRGMIPYKRERGIEAMKRIRIYVGVPDELSGQPFETIEDASKKRLGNPSHVTLGAVSTFLGAKY
- a CDS encoding 50S ribosomal protein L18e; translated protein: MTRRNDKSNPRLAELIRLLKQTSRENEVEIWSDIASRLEKSRKNYAEVNVSKINRYAQEGETLIVPGKVLGSGVVEAGVTVAALSFSDAAVSKITEAKGQCISIEQLLSQNPKGSRTRILR